GGCCCGCTTTATACCAGACCTGTTCGTAGTAATTCGGTGCCGCGTCGGAGTTCCAGTACGTGTTCACTTCGAGCTGATTGCTGGCATTGCGCGCAAAGAACGTGCTGAATTTATTGCGCCCCGCCTCGCGTTTTTCCGGCAGCGGCCAGACGCCGCCGCCAAAGACATTCACATCCTGGTACTGATCCACCAGCGCCGGTAACAGACGATCGATTTCATCGCTCTGCATCGCCGCGACGCTCTGCGTCACGCTGCGCATCTGCGCCTGCACGCGGTTCATCTGCTCGACGATGCTGAACGCCACGTTGTCGACTTCATAACGGATAATTCGCGTTTCGGTGCGTTTAATTTCCGGTGTCACGAAAAAGTGGATCACCAGCGCGGTAATGCCGCTCAGGGCAGCAAGAAAGAGACAGAGTGAAAAGATAAATCTGGCCTGGGTTGTTTTTAGCATTGTTATTTTCCTGGAAAGGATCAGAGGGTTCTTCTTTCAGGACAACGGCAGCGCAGCGCTAAACTTGAAGGCAGAATGCATGTTAAAAAATTAACAAAAATTTAACTCATTGACGGATAAAACAAATCCTTTTTTCCTGGAAACATTTTGAAATAATTACTTATGCGTCAGCCAGAAATCCTTTTTACCCCATGAGGTTATAAATCAGAAAAGAACGATATTGGGCGCACGGGCGTCTTTCGGGCAGTGTGGCGGTATGGCAACAAATGAAGGAGATCCCCATGCGCCAGCGCTGTTGTTGTGCCTGTCTGTTTGCAGATAACCGACTGTGATTTTCCTTTGCTAACGGAGCGTTTCATGAGCACAACATTACCCTCTACCCTGCCGATCCTCGACCTTGCGAGACTCAACGCAGGCCCGGCCGATCGCGCCGCGTTTCTCGATCATCTGCGCTACGCCGCCCGTGATATCGGCTTTTTCTATGTGGTGAATCACGGCGTGGATACGCGCCTGCTGGAAGACGTACAGCGCGAGGCGCGCCAGTTCTTCGCGCTGCCGGAAGAAGAAAAAGCGAAGGTGGCGATGATCCATTCCCCCCATTTTCGCGGCTATAACCGCGCGGCGGCGGAACTGACGCGCGGCAAACCGGACTGGCGCGAGCAGTTTGATATCGGTGCCGAGCGCCCGGCGCTCGCGCTTTCAGCGAACGCGCCCTCGTGGCGCAGGTTGCAGGGGCCAAACCTCTGGCCTGCCGCCCAGCCGTCGCTCAGGCCAACGCTGCTGCGCTTTCAGCGCGATATGGCGCAAATGGCGCTGCGTCTGCTGCGCGCATTCGCCGAAGCCCTGCAACTGGCACCGGACGCCTTCGACACGCTCTACGGCGAGCAACCCAACGAGCATATCAAGCTCATTCGCTACCCCGGCCAGCAGCGCACCGGGAGCAATCAGGGCGTGGGCGCGCATAAAGATTCCGGGTTCTTAAGCTTCCTCCTACAGGACGCGCAAAAAGGCTTACAGGTGGAAGTGGCACCTGACGAGTGGATTGACGCCGCGCCGCTGCCGGGCAGCTTTGTGGTGAACATCGGCGAACTGCTGGAGCTTGCCACCAACGGCTATCTGCGCGCCACGGTGCATCGCGTCGTCTCGCCGCCCGCGGATAACGAACGCCTCTCCATCGCCTTTTTCCTCGGCGCGCGGCTCGACGGCGTAGTGCCGGTCTATCCGCTGCCGCCGGAGCTGGCGCGTGAGGCGCACGGCCCGCAAAGCGATCCGCGCAACCCGCTTTTACGCGATGTCGGCTGGAACTATCTCAAAGGCCGCCTGCGCTCGCACCCTGATGTCGCCGAACGTTACTACCGCGATGTGCTGCGCGAAAGCCACGAACTGATCGCCTGATCCCTTACTAAGGAAAGCAAAATGAAAAAAGCCACTTTGACGCTGGCCGGACTGGCGCTGCTGATTTCCGCAGGCTTACAGGCCGCCGAGCCGCTGCGTATCGCCGCCGATCCAGTACCGCATGCCGAAATTCTTAATTACATTAAAAAGCTCGATCCGAAGCTCGACCTCAACGTCGTGGAGCTCACCAGCGGCGTCAACGCCAACGAGCTGCTGGCGAACGGCGATGTGGACGCCAACTATTTTCAGCATCTGCCGTACCTGAAGGATCAGGAAAAGGCGCTTGGCAAAACCTTTGCGGTTGCCGCCACGGTACACGTTGAGCCGCTTGGCATCTATTCCCGTAAATATAAAGATCTGAAATCCGTGCCGGAGGGAGCTACGGTCGCGGTGCCGAATAATGTCACTAACCTGAGCCGCGCGCTGTTCCTGCTGCAAAATCAGGGGTTGATCACACTCAAAGCGGGCTTTAACGATCCGGCGAGCAGCCTCGCCACGCCGAAAGATATCCGCGATAACCCTAAAAAGCTGAAGATCCTCGAAATCGAATCGCCACAGATCCCGCGCTCGCTCGACGATGTGGATCTGGCGGTGATCAACGGCAACTACGCCCTGGAAGCGGGGCTGACGCCCGCCAAAGACGCGCTGGGGCTGGAACGCGCCGATCATAACCCGTACGCCAACCTGCTGGTGACCACGCCCGCGCTGGCAGGCGATCCGCGCATTAAGGCGCTGGCGAAAGATTTACAGTCGCCGCAGGTCGCGGAATTTATTCGCCAGCATTACAACGGCTCGGTGATCCCGGTCGCGGTGCCGCAGTCATGATAACGCTGGACGGGCTGAGCAAAACTTACGCCGGAGAGGGCCGCCCGGCGCTGGACGACGTCTCGCTCGCCATTCCGCAGGGTGCCGTGTATGGCATTCTGGGGCGCAGCGGTGCGGGTAAAAGCACGCTGCTGCGCTGTCTTAACCTGCTGGAGCGGCCAACCACTGGCCACATCATCATGAACGGCGTGGATATCACGCGTCTCGACGACCGCGCGCTGCGTCAGCACCGGCAGCGCACCGCGATGGTGTTTCAGCACTTTAATCTGCTCCACGCGCGCACGGTGGCGGATAACGTGGCGGTGCCGCTGGAGATCGCAGGCGTGCCGCGCACGGCGCGCCGCGAACGGGTGGCGGATTTGCTGGCGCTGGTCGGGCTTATGGATAAAGCCGACGCGTTTCCTTCGCGGCTTTCCGGCGGGCAGAAGCAGCGCGTCGGCATCGCCCGCGCGCTCGCCGCACGCCCGGACGTGCTGCTGTGCGATGAAGCCACCAGCGCGCTCGACCCGGAGACCACCGCCTCCATTCTCGCGCTGCTTGCCGATATCAACCGCCAGCTCGGGCTGACCATCGTGCTGATTACGCATGAGCTTGAGGTGGTTAAAGCCATCTGCGACCACGCGGCGCTGCTGGAGAACGGGCATCTGGTGGAAAGCGGTCGACTTGCGGACTTGCTCACCGCGCCCTGGTCGGTGCTGCGCCAGACGCTGGTGCGCGACAACGCCGCCTGGCAGGCGTTTTTACGCCGCCACGGCGTGGAGGAGAGAATATGGTGCGAAGTGGCATGAGCTTTGACGATCTCTGGCCGCTGCTGGCGCAGGGTACGCTGGAGACGCTCTATATGGTCGGCCTGGCGGCGCTCTTTACGGTGCTTATCGGCCTGCCGGTCGGCGTGGTGTTGTTTATCACCCGGCGCGGCGGCGTACTCCCGCAGCCACGGCTCAACAGCGTGCTGGGCGGCGTGATAAACGTCGGGCGTTCGCTGCCGTTTATCGTGCTGTTGATTGCGCTGATCCCGCTGACGCGTCTTATCATCGGCACGACGCTTGGCAGCACCGCCGCCGTGGTGCCGATTACGATCGGGGCGTTTCCCTTTTTCGCCCGCGTAGTGGAAAACGCGCTGGATGAGGTGGACCACGGTCGCACCGAGGCGATTATCTCCATGGGCGGTAACGTCTGGCATGTGATAAGCAAAGCGCTGCTGCCGGAGGCGCTGCCCGCGCTGCTGGCGGGCGTGACGCTCACCGTGGTGATGCTGATAGGTTTTTCCTCTATGGCAGGCGTCATCGGCGGCGGCGGGCTTGGCGATCTGGCCATTCGCTACGGATATCAGCGATTTAATAATGAAGTGATGGCCGCCACAGTGCTGATTCTGGTGGCGCTGGTGCAGGGCGTACAGACGCTCGGCGACCGGCTGGTGCGGCGTCTCGCACACCGGCGCTGACATTTTACGCTGCGGCGCGGCGTTCAACGCGGCGCCCGCTTTTTAGATTTTTCTTGCCTTAACCCGAAGCAAAATCAATGCGGCGTGCCGTCGCAAAAGCCATTATCCCCCACTACGCTAGAAGTACTCCGGCACTCTTTTTCTCTTCAGGGCAGGCAGCAATCGTGACCATCGCAAGACTCATAAAAATAGTAACAGGCGTGCTGTTACTCAGCGTTTTGCTGCCTGTCGCGTTCAGTTTCTGGCTCGCCCGCCATCAGGCTGAACAGCATTTTGTGATGGAGCTTGACGCCTACACTGAACGCACACTTATCCGCACCAATGACATCATGCAGCAGGCGAAAGCGTCGCTTGCCAAAATCAACAGCTTCACCGGAGAGCCGTGTAGCGAGGCGCATTTACAGGCGATGCGGCGCACGTCGTTTGTGTTCCGGCATGTCCAGG
The genomic region above belongs to Cronobacter malonaticus LMG 23826 and contains:
- a CDS encoding isopenicillin N synthase family dioxygenase, with amino-acid sequence MSTTLPSTLPILDLARLNAGPADRAAFLDHLRYAARDIGFFYVVNHGVDTRLLEDVQREARQFFALPEEEKAKVAMIHSPHFRGYNRAAAELTRGKPDWREQFDIGAERPALALSANAPSWRRLQGPNLWPAAQPSLRPTLLRFQRDMAQMALRLLRAFAEALQLAPDAFDTLYGEQPNEHIKLIRYPGQQRTGSNQGVGAHKDSGFLSFLLQDAQKGLQVEVAPDEWIDAAPLPGSFVVNIGELLELATNGYLRATVHRVVSPPADNERLSIAFFLGARLDGVVPVYPLPPELAREAHGPQSDPRNPLLRDVGWNYLKGRLRSHPDVAERYYRDVLRESHELIA
- a CDS encoding methionine ABC transporter ATP-binding protein, which produces MITLDGLSKTYAGEGRPALDDVSLAIPQGAVYGILGRSGAGKSTLLRCLNLLERPTTGHIIMNGVDITRLDDRALRQHRQRTAMVFQHFNLLHARTVADNVAVPLEIAGVPRTARRERVADLLALVGLMDKADAFPSRLSGGQKQRVGIARALAARPDVLLCDEATSALDPETTASILALLADINRQLGLTIVLITHELEVVKAICDHAALLENGHLVESGRLADLLTAPWSVLRQTLVRDNAAWQAFLRRHGVEERIWCEVA
- a CDS encoding methionine ABC transporter permease, yielding MSFDDLWPLLAQGTLETLYMVGLAALFTVLIGLPVGVVLFITRRGGVLPQPRLNSVLGGVINVGRSLPFIVLLIALIPLTRLIIGTTLGSTAAVVPITIGAFPFFARVVENALDEVDHGRTEAIISMGGNVWHVISKALLPEALPALLAGVTLTVVMLIGFSSMAGVIGGGGLGDLAIRYGYQRFNNEVMAATVLILVALVQGVQTLGDRLVRRLAHRR
- a CDS encoding MetQ/NlpA family ABC transporter substrate-binding protein, which produces MKKATLTLAGLALLISAGLQAAEPLRIAADPVPHAEILNYIKKLDPKLDLNVVELTSGVNANELLANGDVDANYFQHLPYLKDQEKALGKTFAVAATVHVEPLGIYSRKYKDLKSVPEGATVAVPNNVTNLSRALFLLQNQGLITLKAGFNDPASSLATPKDIRDNPKKLKILEIESPQIPRSLDDVDLAVINGNYALEAGLTPAKDALGLERADHNPYANLLVTTPALAGDPRIKALAKDLQSPQVAEFIRQHYNGSVIPVAVPQS